TGAAATTCCACCGGAAAAACCGGGGCGGGAATACTTCCGACCATGTCAGGCTGATCCTGAAAGTTCCGGCGGAGCTGATCCGCCTGACGGAATATTCCGAATGGGCGGATTTTATGTATATGATGCAGTTCACGACCCCGGATCATTACGGAAGCCTGATGCAGAGCGGAACGGAAGGAATTTCCCAGAAGAAGCTGGACCGGACGATCGCCTCTTTGAAAAAGCAGCGGAAACCGTGGGCGTACCGGGTCCCCCAGGTGATTCTGGAAGAGATCCGCCCCGAGTGGCTGGTGGATTACAAAATCAGAATCTGAGCGGAACATCCCGTTTTCGGATCGTCACGGAGGCAGACAGATCAGGACAATGAGGTCAAGGACACCTCCCTAAGGATTTCTATCCCGGGGAGGTTCCTTTCGTGGACGTTTGATTTGGTGGGAAGGGAGAATTTTTATGACACAGGATGAGATCAAGAAAATGGACAAAAAGATCCGTATGGTTCAGGATCCGTTCGGAATGGGATTTCAGTCTTTCTACAAGATCATTTCGGAATTCGCGCAGATGAAGGGAAAACCCAAGGAAGAAATTCTGCGCCAGTATATCGTATGGAAGGCGAGGACCGTTTGAAGCGGCCCCTCATGCCTGCCTCCGCGAGGTTTGGGCTTTATGGGAAAACCGGCGGATTTTCCCATAAAAGGTTATTTTTGAATTAAAAGGAAGTTAAAAAGAAGGGGGAATGCTAAAAATTTTGAAAAACCATCCTATATCATGAATAGAAG
This window of the Ruminococcaceae bacterium BL-6 genome carries:
- a CDS encoding conserved protein of unknown function (Evidence 4 : Unknown function but conserved in other organisms); its protein translation is MTQDEIKKMDKKIRMVQDPFGMGFQSFYKIISEFAQMKGKPKEEILRQYIVWKARTV
- a CDS encoding conserved protein of unknown function (Evidence 4 : Unknown function but conserved in other organisms) produces the protein MTVYTYQSVRVLKILKSGQVYRAYPSRKFAREYAGLIDILGLHCQCPIFGNLKFHRKNRGGNTSDHVRLILKVPAELIRLTEYSEWADFMYMMQFTTPDHYGSLMQSGTEGISQKKLDRTIASLKKQRKPWAYRVPQVILEEIRPEWLVDYKIRI